TATTTTATCAATACCAACAGGAATTTTCGGAGTATTTGCAGCGATTGGTTTGACTGGAATTGAAAACAATATCTATGTTCAGGTTGCCCTGATTATGCTTATCGGCTTGCTTGCCAAAAACGCGATTTTGATCGTAGAATATGCTGTTCAAAGAAGAAGAGCAGGAAAACAACTATTGCATGCAGCGATTGAAGCAGCCAAACTTCGTCTTCGTCCGATCATCATGACTTCTCTTGCTTTTGTCGTTGGTTTGATTCCTATGATGACAGCAACGGGCCCATCGGCGCAAGGAAATCACTCGATCAGTATAGGCGCCGCAGGTGGTATGGTTACCGGAGTTATCCTAGGCGTATTTATTATTCCCGTTTTGTTCATCATCTTCCAATACTTGCAGGAATTGGTAACAGGAGAACCCCATGCAGCTGTCAAACATGAAGAAATTCATGAAATGGCCGAAGCAATTTAAAGTAAAACAATCATGAAAAAGTACGTTAATAAAATATCCTTTCTTGTTTTGCTGGCCGCTTTGAGCGCTTGTAAAATCTCGAAAAACGTTGAAACGCCTAATGCAGCATTACCTGAGAATTTCAGGAATGCTGCCGCAGCAGCCGACACAATCAGTATAGCAGATTTGCCGCTTGACAGCTTTTTTACAGACGCTTCGCTTCAAAGATTACTTGACAGCGCAATCGTAAAAAATTACGATATGCAAGTGGCTCTTAAAAATATCGAAAGTGCGCAGTTGCTTTTCAAACAAACGAAATTTGCATACTTGCCCAGCGCCAATCTCAACATTGCCGTTGGCTCCAATCGTCCTTCTGATAACAGTTTGAATGGTTTGAGTGCAAGTTCATTTTTGGGAACTTCACATATTGAGGATTTCACAGCAAACGTAGGTTTGTCATGGGAAGCCGATATCTGGGGCAAAATCCGCAACAGAAACGGAAGAGCACTGGCTGAATACCTGCAAACGATTGAAGCAAAAAACGCAATTCAGACAAATCTTGTTGCGACCGTTTCGCAAGGATTTTACAATCTTTTGATGCTGGATGCACAGCTTGCTATTGCACAAAAAAATCTGGCGCTGAATGATAGCACGCTAAGAATTTTCGGATTCCAGTTTACTTCCGGACAAGTAACTTCCCTTGCCATCCAGCAAGCCGAAGCACAGCGATTGACCGCAGCAAAACTGATCCCGCAATTGCAGCAAAGCATCATTCTGCAAGAAAATGCACTTAGTATTTTGGCAGGAGAATTGCCCGGCAGAACACAGCGTGACATCAATCTGGATCAGGTTTCTTTTCCAAAAACTTTGTCAGCCGGCGTACCGACAGCCATGTTAAATCGTCGTCCGGATATCAGACGTGTCGAACTTGCGTTGGATGTTGCCAATGCAAATGTGGGTATTGCCAAGGCGAGTATGTATCCATCGTTGGTAATCACAGCAAGTGGTGGGATTAACTCTTTCAAAGCGTCAAACTGGTTTAGTATTCCTGCATCGTTATTCGGCCTTGCATCAGGAGGAATCACACAACCGCTTTTCCAGAGAAATCTTTTGAAAACCCAGTACGAAGTTTCAAAAGTGGAACGTGAAAGAACGGTGATCCAATTCAGACAATCAGTGCTTTATGCGGTTGGAGAAGTTTCTGATGCTTTGGTAAAAATTGAAAAATTAAAAGAACAGGAAGATATCGCCGCAACGCGTGTCAAAACACTTGAACAAGCTATAACTAATTCCAATTTATTGTTCCAAAGCGGCATGGCCAATTATCTTGAAGTGATCACAGCGCAAAGCAATGTATTGCAAGGTGAGCTGGAACTGGTTGCTATCAAACGTGCTCAACTTGGTGCTAATGTAGACTTATATCGTTCGTTAGGAGGCGGATGGAAATGAAAAAAGATCTAAAACAATATCTGAATTGCTTCATATCCAAGTATAATGCAATATTTGGCGGGCATGGAAATTCAAAAAAGATAACAAACCAGAAATTGCCAGATAACTGGTTGTACTAATTATTAATATGTATAAAAGAAAAATGCTGTCGGGACTTCCTGACAGCATTTTTTGTAATATAAGAAATCTCTGTGTAACTCCTTTTATCTCTTAATTTCTCCGTGTAACCTAAAACAAATTAAAACCAGAAACCCATCCTAAACATAATCCTCGGCGATTCTTCCGTTTTCTCTTTCGGGAAAAACGCACCCACCGAAATCGTCACAATATCAACCGGCGCAAACCATAAACCACCGCCGTAATCATAATGCCAGTTTTCAGATGGATATTCTTTCAGCCAAACACGGCCATAATCAAACCCACCAAAAACACCGAAAGTAAATGGCAGCGTTTTGTTATAACTGCTGTTGATTTTCACACGCATATCGGTACTATGCCAAACGCTGCTTTTACCATAAAAACGCTGCGTCCTGTAACCTCGCAAGCCCTGGCTATCCTGATTTCCACCAAGCGTAGGCAACTGGAAAAATTCATAACCCGATCCAAAATTGAGCCCGGTACCAACCTGTGAAGCTATCACAAAACGCTCCTTTTTATCCAGACTTTTGTAAAGTGCCAGCTGCGCCCGCAGTCCTGTAAAGTTTTTGTCTTCTTTCAAATTTTTCACCCAGCTCAAATCTGTGTGGAAACGGATTCCTGAATGCGGTGAATAAATATTATCTACATTGTTAAAGTCAAAAGTAGCCTGGCCTCCGCTAAAATATTTAGTTTTGAAAATGTCACTTTTATCCAGATCTCCGTCAGCTACCGTGATATACCGGCCAGCAGTTTGCTGGATTTTTGAGATATCCAGTATCGGCCCCAGTGTTACAAAACCATTATTTCCAAAACGTTTTTTGATTGCTGGATAAATATGAATTGCCTTTTGACGAACCCGGTAAAAGTTCGGATCATCCACCGGGCGCTCACTGTCATTTCCAAGACCTGAATAGTTAAAAGCATAAGCCGGACCGTGATAAAATGCATCAAGATAGAAATCGAATGTTTTGAAAGCATTGATAAAATCCCCCGTATAATTCAGTTTCAAAGCTTTTGTATTGAAAGAAAAACTGCCTCCAAAACGCTGCAAAGACGCATAAGGCTCCTTTTTAAATCCGTAGCGAATCATTGTCAAATTTCCACCTATTAAAAATCCATCATCCGGATTATAACCGATAATCGGAATTGGCATATTGATATTATAATCGCTGCCAGTGCCGCGGCGATCGTAAATATTGTAGCGGTATAAGCCGGTGCGTTTGTCATTTGTCTCTTCACCTTCAATGACATTGTTGTCAGAAAGATCATCATAAACAACCGTTTTCTTCAACCCGCTTTCAACCTGGGAGCTGTCGGCAAAAGTATCTTTTCCGGTTCCCCCAATTAGTCTTACCTTAATTCCTTTATGCGAAGATCCTTTTGTAACAAACTGATCATCATTTCCATTTCCGTAGATGTTGATGGATTTTGTGATTTTATTATCAAAAATCCGGTCATAATGGAGGCGTTTTTCTTCACCTTTTTTATTGATTTCGTGTACTGTTACGCGCGTATGATCATTATCAATCCGTTCGATATCAAAACGTTCCCTTTCTTCTGTTCCCAGAATATCTACTGATTTCCCAATGAAGGCATAATGTTGCTTCGCAAGCGTCATCAGATTATCCCTTCTGGCTTTCAAACTTTTAATAATAAATGGTGCGGATAATTCCCTGGCTTTATCCGGCCAGCTGGCAAATGCACCTTCAATGACCTGATCCGTAAGATTTGCCTGAATGAATTTTACCTGATTTTCCCACTGCTCCCAGCTAAGCTCAGTCAAAAAAGTTCTATCAAAAAGCCGCGCACTCCAGCTCGTCCACTTCATGCTTTTTATTTCAGGCTGATAGGTTTGCAGCTGTCTTAAAAATGGCATCGTAGTCAACTTTGCCATATTTGTAAATAAACCATCATATCTGGAAAATGCCTGGTCCCGATCACGCGGAATCGGTCTATAAAGCTGCGTTCCATCATCTCTTTTGATCGATGACCACGTCCATTGGTCATCATGACGATCCCAGTCGCCCAGTAAAAAATCCAGCAAACGCGTTCTTAACGCCCATTCTTCATCAACCTTATATTTCCCGTCTTTCAGAATATTTTCCATGAGATCAGGCGTGCCAATGATCTTATCAGGATTACCAAAAAACGGATCGTTTTTCCACTTCTTCCCATCCGGCCTCTCTTCAAACAGACTCATACTGCCTCCAAAAATCGGATTAAAAACGCCTAATGCCGGCTGATTTGGTACATAAAATAACTTTGGGTTGGTATGGTAAACATTTATAGCATCAGCAAGCGGCGGAATTGCAAGTGGCGCAAATGGATGTGTGGAAAGGAAATTATCTTCTGCAACATATTTGGCGGCCGTCATTTGATTAAACGGAAATGGCAGCAAACGGCTAACATCCTTGGTCATACCACGAAGCACATATTCTTTTCCCATTGAATCCCGGACGCGAAGAGAATTTGTCTGGTTTCCCCCACCCTGTTTAACCGGCGTCAGACCTCCTTTATATGTTGAAAGATCAAGTACCGGAAAAGGATATTTTTCCTGATAAAGCGCACGATTATGAGCCCCGAAAAAGAAATTATGTGCATGGTTGACCTTCTTGACTTCACTGGCAAAAATAGGTTTGTCAAGTGAATCCTTATGCTGTTCATATTCAGTGTAAACCGGTTGAACTTCTTCTTTGGGAACCGGCAACTTACTCTTGATTTTCTTTTGAAAAACCATTTCAGATTTACTTCCATCCTCACTAACCTCCCAAAACTGAACCCATGTTTCGCCACCTTCATAGAAAGACAAAGTACTGTATCCCAATGCAGTGGATGCAAATTTAGATCCCTTACCAAGACGCACCGGACCCGTTTTTGAACCGTTTCCGCTGACAATAAATTCCTGTCTTTCGTTCTCAATCAGCTCCATGGCATTCTCATGCCCACTCGTAAAAATGAAACTTCCGTTTTTACGCACACCAGCCATCATGCCAGCTTTTAGATTTTTGTAATACTGGTTGGAAACATCCTGCTTGGGACCAATACTGCTTCGAAACCATGCCACCAGACTTCCAATAACGGGCAAAGGGATATACAAATTTTTGTTCAAATCAGTCAGTGGAAAGATGTGCTGTTTGACCGTAAAATTTCCACCGTGCTCACCATACGTATAAGGCGGATGATGCAGCGCGATAACCACATTTTTGTTTTTGTATTTACGGACAAGGTTTTCAAATACGAACTTGAAGGTCTCCCGGTTTTTAACATCACAGCCATCGTTAATCGTTGGTTCCTTATCCCAATCCGTCAGCCAC
The nucleotide sequence above comes from Dyadobacter subterraneus. Encoded proteins:
- a CDS encoding metallophosphoesterase, encoding MKIKLHLLMGITGLVLASSCASYKKNQYAENSDQWKNNSPDPNVKLTHTMYLVGNAGNDSPEKKAPVLQYLKTKLPTESKNSSILFLGDNIYEKGMPPKEDSVERKEAEYRINSELQTLDEFKGRPIFLPGNHDWKGWGLKGLKREENYIENYLNNRRGKTDKDDFENYFLPDDGCSGPEVVELNDQLVVLVVDSQWWLTDWDKEPTINDGCDVKNRETFKFVFENLVRKYKNKNVVIALHHPPYTYGEHGGNFTVKQHIFPLTDLNKNLYIPLPVIGSLVAWFRSSIGPKQDVSNQYYKNLKAGMMAGVRKNGSFIFTSGHENAMELIENERQEFIVSGNGSKTGPVRLGKGSKFASTALGYSTLSFYEGGETWVQFWEVSEDGSKSEMVFQKKIKSKLPVPKEEVQPVYTEYEQHKDSLDKPIFASEVKKVNHAHNFFFGAHNRALYQEKYPFPVLDLSTYKGGLTPVKQGGGNQTNSLRVRDSMGKEYVLRGMTKDVSRLLPFPFNQMTAAKYVAEDNFLSTHPFAPLAIPPLADAINVYHTNPKLFYVPNQPALGVFNPIFGGSMSLFEERPDGKKWKNDPFFGNPDKIIGTPDLMENILKDGKYKVDEEWALRTRLLDFLLGDWDRHDDQWTWSSIKRDDGTQLYRPIPRDRDQAFSRYDGLFTNMAKLTTMPFLRQLQTYQPEIKSMKWTSWSARLFDRTFLTELSWEQWENQVKFIQANLTDQVIEGAFASWPDKARELSAPFIIKSLKARRDNLMTLAKQHYAFIGKSVDILGTEERERFDIERIDNDHTRVTVHEINKKGEEKRLHYDRIFDNKITKSINIYGNGNDDQFVTKGSSHKGIKVRLIGGTGKDTFADSSQVESGLKKTVVYDDLSDNNVIEGEETNDKRTGLYRYNIYDRRGTGSDYNINMPIPIIGYNPDDGFLIGGNLTMIRYGFKKEPYASLQRFGGSFSFNTKALKLNYTGDFINAFKTFDFYLDAFYHGPAYAFNYSGLGNDSERPVDDPNFYRVRQKAIHIYPAIKKRFGNNGFVTLGPILDISKIQQTAGRYITVADGDLDKSDIFKTKYFSGGQATFDFNNVDNIYSPHSGIRFHTDLSWVKNLKEDKNFTGLRAQLALYKSLDKKERFVIASQVGTGLNFGSGYEFFQLPTLGGNQDSQGLRGYRTQRFYGKSSVWHSTDMRVKINSSYNKTLPFTFGVFGGFDYGRVWLKEYPSENWHYDYGGGLWFAPVDIVTISVGAFFPKEKTEESPRIMFRMGFWF
- a CDS encoding TolC family protein; its protein translation is MKKYVNKISFLVLLAALSACKISKNVETPNAALPENFRNAAAAADTISIADLPLDSFFTDASLQRLLDSAIVKNYDMQVALKNIESAQLLFKQTKFAYLPSANLNIAVGSNRPSDNSLNGLSASSFLGTSHIEDFTANVGLSWEADIWGKIRNRNGRALAEYLQTIEAKNAIQTNLVATVSQGFYNLLMLDAQLAIAQKNLALNDSTLRIFGFQFTSGQVTSLAIQQAEAQRLTAAKLIPQLQQSIILQENALSILAGELPGRTQRDINLDQVSFPKTLSAGVPTAMLNRRPDIRRVELALDVANANVGIAKASMYPSLVITASGGINSFKASNWFSIPASLFGLASGGITQPLFQRNLLKTQYEVSKVERERTVIQFRQSVLYAVGEVSDALVKIEKLKEQEDIAATRVKTLEQAITNSNLLFQSGMANYLEVITAQSNVLQGELELVAIKRAQLGANVDLYRSLGGGWK